From Companilactobacillus heilongjiangensis, one genomic window encodes:
- the ribH gene encoding 6,7-dimethyl-8-ribityllumazine synthase, whose protein sequence is MKEITTKQINGSKKIGIVVADFNSIVTNALLNGAVQKLQESAVTSEQIIVVHVPGALELARVVNKLSKSGLVDGIIALGAVIKGETNHYDYVCKETAAGLSQVSLQGAVPVMFGVLTTESLAQAIDRAGGKSGNKGTECAAGIVQMLSVEAQIDELV, encoded by the coding sequence ATGAAGGAAATTACTACTAAACAAATTAATGGTTCTAAGAAAATCGGTATTGTGGTCGCAGATTTTAACAGTATCGTTACTAATGCATTATTGAATGGTGCAGTTCAAAAGCTTCAAGAAAGTGCGGTTACTTCTGAGCAAATTATAGTTGTCCATGTACCTGGTGCCTTGGAATTAGCTCGGGTTGTCAATAAATTATCAAAGAGTGGTTTAGTCGACGGGATAATTGCATTAGGGGCGGTTATCAAAGGTGAGACGAATCATTATGACTATGTCTGCAAAGAAACTGCAGCCGGATTGAGTCAAGTGTCCTTACAGGGGGCAGTTCCCGTTATGTTTGGCGTTTTGACCACTGAATCCTTAGCTCAAGCAATTGATCGTGCTGGAGGTAAATCAGGTAATAAAGGGACTGAGTGCGCTGCAGGAATTGTGCAGATGCTTAGTGTTGAAGCTCAAATAGATGAGTTGGTATAA
- a CDS encoding TetR/AcrR family transcriptional regulator, protein MTNINRKIDRRTLYTVQIVKDSILKLVEENGYSKITVAKLCRRADITRTTFYLHFDNITAVLNEVLEDALDFQLVSENGPFNDESFIPACQRVAKSSKYQALFMDSNLTEYIIGRIYSHEKDRMIPDNMKKTNLNQKDADLMFQYTLRGSFYVNYQHHWQRTADWKHDVKLMNYFVESGYKAFHER, encoded by the coding sequence ATGACAAATATAAACAGAAAAATTGATCGTAGAACCTTGTATACCGTACAAATAGTGAAGGATTCAATTTTGAAATTAGTTGAAGAGAATGGATATTCAAAAATAACTGTAGCAAAGTTATGTCGAAGAGCCGATATTACACGAACGACCTTTTACTTGCATTTTGACAATATAACCGCAGTGTTAAATGAGGTATTAGAGGATGCACTTGATTTTCAGTTAGTTTCTGAAAATGGACCATTTAACGATGAGTCATTTATTCCAGCATGTCAAAGAGTTGCTAAGTCAAGTAAATATCAGGCTTTGTTCATGGACTCTAATTTGACCGAATATATTATCGGTCGAATTTATTCACATGAAAAGGACAGAATGATTCCAGATAATATGAAGAAGACTAATCTCAATCAAAAAGATGCTGATTTGATGTTTCAATACACTTTACGCGGTTCATTTTACGTAAATTATCAACATCATTGGCAAAGAACAGCCGACTGGAAACACGATGTAAAATTAATGAATTATTTTGTGGAAAGTGGTTATAAAGCCTTTCATGAACGTTAA
- the ribD gene encoding bifunctional diaminohydroxyphosphoribosylaminopyrimidine deaminase/5-amino-6-(5-phosphoribosylamino)uracil reductase RibD has protein sequence MTDQQYLEIAINQAKKGLGQTWQNPLVGAVIVKNGQILAKGYHHRFGENHAEIDAISHLKNEKEGTGATIYVTLEPCSHQGKTPPCVNKIIELGFKRVVIGQIDPNPLVAGKSVERLKQHNIQVTNLDNSESLNLAYNFYFQNQRPLITLKYAMSLDGKINQKDGYRTMLTGKDTFQDTQKLRQMNQAILIGENTLKVDDPKLTIRSNPAFPPFRIVLIHNAQKLDLQQAIFQSKGPIYILTNHKNEQVLPENIHVLVDEVWTPRKIIDFLTQQGIQSLLIEGGSHIHANFVKSNLVDNLIVYIAPKLIGGTGLPSIWGPGISEMMNFELKQITPLGSDIKISAKRVY, from the coding sequence TTGACAGATCAGCAGTATTTAGAAATAGCAATAAACCAAGCAAAAAAAGGATTGGGCCAGACTTGGCAAAATCCTTTAGTTGGTGCGGTTATTGTTAAAAATGGTCAGATTTTAGCGAAAGGTTATCACCATCGTTTTGGTGAGAATCATGCTGAAATTGATGCCATTAGTCATTTAAAAAATGAGAAAGAGGGCACTGGAGCGACGATTTATGTGACCTTAGAACCTTGTAGCCATCAAGGAAAGACACCACCATGCGTCAATAAAATAATTGAACTGGGATTTAAGCGCGTAGTTATTGGCCAAATTGATCCTAATCCACTGGTTGCGGGAAAAAGTGTTGAACGTCTGAAACAGCATAATATTCAAGTAACTAATTTGGATAATAGTGAGTCACTGAATCTAGCTTATAATTTTTATTTTCAAAATCAGCGGCCACTCATTACTTTGAAGTATGCCATGTCATTGGATGGAAAAATCAATCAAAAAGATGGCTATCGTACTATGTTAACTGGCAAGGATACTTTTCAAGATACTCAAAAATTACGACAGATGAACCAAGCCATCTTGATTGGCGAAAACACTTTGAAAGTTGATGATCCTAAATTAACAATACGGTCGAATCCAGCATTTCCACCTTTTAGGATTGTATTGATTCATAATGCTCAAAAATTAGATTTACAACAAGCCATTTTTCAGTCAAAGGGTCCCATCTATATTTTGACTAATCACAAAAATGAACAAGTTTTACCAGAAAACATTCACGTTTTAGTTGATGAAGTTTGGACGCCACGAAAAATTATTGATTTTTTGACCCAACAAGGAATTCAATCTTTGTTGATTGAAGGCGGCAGTCATATTCATGCCAACTTTGTTAAAAGTAATTTAGTCGATAATTTAATTGTCTATATTGCACCGAAGTTGATTGGGGGAACTGGGTTACCAAGTATTTGGGGACCAGGAATTTCCGAGATGATGAATTTCGAGCTCAAACAAATTACTCCATTAGGATCAGATATAAAAATTTCCGCAAAGAGGGTGTATTGA
- a CDS encoding riboflavin synthase, whose product MFTGIVKGQGKIVQLQDNHGTEQIRIASSLIDPENFAIGESISINGVCLTITKFQNNDFWVDAMPETLKRTTFDELQLNSLVNLEPTLQVTERLNGHFLLGHVDTTAVVTKIEEQSSSKVFTFKIDSSQMPFIVEKGSIGIDGVSLTVVSVGSDWFQVALIPYTLKETILGQLKSGEKVNIETDILGKYVVKMNNEVVDYE is encoded by the coding sequence ATGTTTACAGGGATCGTCAAAGGACAAGGAAAAATCGTGCAACTGCAAGATAATCATGGAACTGAACAAATTAGAATTGCATCATCATTGATTGACCCTGAGAATTTTGCAATTGGTGAAAGTATTTCGATCAACGGAGTATGTTTAACGATTACTAAATTTCAAAATAACGACTTCTGGGTTGATGCCATGCCAGAAACTTTAAAGAGAACTACTTTCGATGAGCTGCAATTGAACAGTTTAGTTAACTTAGAACCGACTTTACAAGTGACGGAACGCTTGAATGGCCATTTTCTCTTAGGACACGTGGATACGACAGCTGTAGTAACTAAAATTGAAGAACAGTCGAGTTCCAAGGTATTTACTTTTAAAATAGATTCTAGCCAAATGCCATTTATTGTCGAAAAAGGTTCCATTGGAATAGACGGTGTCAGCTTAACGGTTGTTTCTGTTGGATCAGACTGGTTTCAAGTAGCCTTGATTCCTTACACATTAAAGGAAACAATCTTAGGACAATTGAAATCCGGAGAAAAAGTAAATATTGAGACTGATATCTTAGGTAAATATGTCGTGAAAATGAATAATGAGGTAGTTGACTATGAGTAA
- a CDS encoding ABC transporter permease codes for MMAKLKKVNLGIILFLGMFLWFILAFVIIPNFSIIKSVFFSADGVSTERLQSIVSSQRAVRGIKNSFLLAVTLPITTTIIGILEVLFLEYFEIKGRKLIKVAYMIPLVFGGVMLANGYMFTYGSRGFITTILLNIFPHMNPAWFRGYGAVLFLMSFACTSTYMIFFRNAFTNIDYQTIEAARGLGETDFKILLKVVFPTLKPIFLTCTILLFQTGLMAMAAPLMIGGRQFETISPLILTFTQRPSSRTLAAVLSFFLGLMQLVLLYIIQRNERKGNFLSISKVKTTIKRVKIHNKFLNILTHITAYAFALINTMPLLIVLLFSFTDYQTISSRHLTLKSFSLDNYRLILTSDTAYRPFVTSVFYATAASIIVVLLMMVVARFIFKHRTKFSTVLEMLIHIPWVFPGLMFALGLVMTYSHPHGIVFNNVLTGSLVIMLIAYVVVLMPKTFRFLKASYYGVDQSLEDAAKILGAKPLYSYIKIVLPIILPTILAMLAINFNGKLSDYDLSVFLYNPIAKPVGVVIRSNSSSESGIEGIALNFVYSVLLMTINSLVFFFVYADGKNVLRNLFSRKIKHES; via the coding sequence ATGATGGCAAAATTAAAAAAAGTGAATCTCGGGATCATACTTTTTCTAGGAATGTTCTTATGGTTTATCCTAGCCTTTGTCATTATTCCTAATTTTTCGATCATTAAATCAGTTTTCTTCTCAGCTGATGGTGTTTCAACCGAAAGATTACAGTCTATCGTGAGTTCTCAACGTGCTGTCAGAGGAATCAAGAACTCATTTCTATTGGCAGTAACTTTACCGATAACGACGACCATCATTGGTATTTTGGAAGTTTTATTCTTAGAATATTTTGAGATTAAAGGTCGTAAACTGATCAAAGTTGCTTATATGATTCCTTTGGTATTTGGTGGGGTAATGTTAGCTAATGGTTATATGTTTACCTATGGTTCCAGAGGTTTTATTACAACAATCTTATTGAATATCTTTCCTCATATGAATCCAGCTTGGTTTCGTGGTTACGGTGCGGTTTTATTTTTGATGTCATTTGCTTGTACATCGACCTATATGATCTTCTTTCGAAATGCTTTTACGAATATTGATTATCAAACGATTGAAGCCGCTCGGGGTTTAGGAGAAACGGACTTCAAGATTCTTTTGAAAGTAGTTTTTCCAACTTTAAAACCAATCTTTTTGACATGTACAATTTTGTTATTCCAAACAGGTTTGATGGCTATGGCAGCACCTTTAATGATTGGAGGCCGTCAATTTGAAACGATTAGTCCGTTGATTTTGACCTTCACACAAAGGCCATCATCTAGAACCTTAGCAGCGGTTTTGTCGTTCTTCTTGGGATTGATGCAGTTAGTACTGTTATATATAATTCAAAGAAATGAGCGCAAAGGAAACTTTTTATCTATTTCTAAAGTCAAAACGACCATAAAACGGGTTAAGATTCATAACAAATTTTTAAATATTTTGACACATATCACAGCCTATGCATTTGCCTTGATTAATACTATGCCGTTATTGATTGTTTTGCTGTTTTCATTTACTGATTACCAAACAATTTCATCGCGACATTTAACTTTGAAGAGTTTTAGTCTGGACAATTATCGGTTAATTTTGACTAGTGATACGGCTTATCGTCCATTTGTGACAAGTGTATTTTATGCGACAGCCGCTTCAATTATTGTTGTGTTGTTGATGATGGTAGTGGCTAGATTCATTTTTAAACATCGAACTAAATTTTCAACGGTGCTGGAAATGTTGATTCATATACCATGGGTCTTTCCAGGTTTAATGTTTGCTTTGGGTTTGGTTATGACATATTCCCATCCACATGGGATTGTGTTCAATAACGTTTTGACAGGTTCGTTAGTAATTATGCTAATCGCTTATGTGGTTGTCTTAATGCCAAAGACGTTTAGGTTTTTGAAAGCATCTTATTATGGTGTTGATCAATCTTTAGAAGATGCAGCTAAAATTTTAGGTGCAAAGCCACTATATTCATATATCAAGATTGTTTTACCCATTATTTTGCCAACGATTCTTGCCATGCTAGCAATTAATTTCAATGGAAAATTAAGTGATTATGATTTATCCGTCTTTTTGTATAACCCGATTGCTAAACCAGTTGGGGTCGTTATCAGAAGTAATTCCAGTTCCGAATCAGGAATTGAGGGGATTGCCTTGAATTTTGTTTATTCCGTTTTACTGATGACGATTAATTCACTAGTTTTCTTTTTCGTATATGCGGACGGAAAAAATGTTCTGAGAAATCTATTTAGTAGAAAGATAAAACATGAAAGTTAA
- a CDS encoding ABC transporter ATP-binding protein gives MITFKNIQIKYDDFVAIPNLTFDVKEGEFFTLLGPSGCGKTTTLRALAGFLKTSHGVITIDDKDITDVPVHERQVGMVFQSYALFPSMSAYENIAFGLKVEKQSKDYIEKRVAELAEMVDLTEEQLAKNVSNMSGGQQQRVAIARALAKKPKILVMDEPLSNLDAKLRKSLRKDIRDFQKKYDITMVYVTHDQEEALMLSDRIAVFNQGRLDQIGTPNEIYNQSATEFVCKFIGDANYFSKTDLEKIGLNSSHFEHANKFYIRPEKVYLSKEKRSLITGRIVSKEFYGMYAYYKIEVNGVRFLSFQSESNADEFELGDEVSVFINLDNVLNYADGVQL, from the coding sequence ATGATTACGTTTAAAAATATTCAAATTAAATATGACGATTTTGTTGCAATTCCTAATTTAACTTTTGATGTAAAAGAAGGCGAGTTTTTTACCTTGCTTGGTCCCTCCGGTTGTGGTAAAACCACAACATTACGAGCTTTAGCTGGTTTTTTAAAGACTAGCCACGGTGTAATTACGATTGATGATAAAGATATAACTGATGTTCCAGTTCATGAACGACAAGTGGGGATGGTTTTCCAAAGTTATGCCTTATTTCCCAGTATGTCCGCGTATGAAAATATTGCTTTCGGATTAAAGGTTGAAAAACAATCGAAAGATTATATTGAGAAACGAGTTGCTGAACTGGCAGAAATGGTTGACTTGACTGAAGAACAATTGGCAAAGAATGTTTCAAATATGTCTGGTGGTCAGCAACAGCGTGTGGCCATTGCTCGTGCATTAGCTAAGAAACCTAAAATTTTAGTTATGGATGAGCCATTGTCAAACTTAGATGCTAAATTGAGAAAATCATTACGCAAAGACATTCGCGATTTCCAAAAGAAGTATGATATCACGATGGTTTATGTAACGCATGATCAAGAAGAAGCATTAATGCTGTCCGATCGAATTGCAGTCTTTAATCAAGGTCGTTTAGATCAAATTGGAACACCAAATGAAATTTATAATCAGTCCGCAACAGAGTTTGTTTGTAAATTTATTGGGGATGCTAATTATTTTTCGAAAACTGATTTGGAAAAAATTGGACTTAATTCATCACACTTTGAACACGCCAATAAATTTTATATTCGTCCAGAAAAAGTTTATTTGTCCAAAGAGAAACGAAGTTTGATTACTGGTCGAATCGTTTCTAAAGAGTTTTATGGGATGTATGCTTATTACAAAATTGAAGTGAATGGTGTGCGCTTCTTGTCTTTCCAAAGTGAAAGTAACGCTGATGAATTCGAATTGGGCGATGAAGTATCAGTATTTATCAATTTGGATAACGTTCTAAATTACGCTGATGGGGTTCAATTATGA
- a CDS encoding glycerophosphodiester phosphodiesterase family protein has protein sequence MKVNKRKFLKKLHQNKFLIVVHRGSHGGNIIENTSDAVKVSQLQHADIVEMDISMSTDNDFFVFHDGGEERLLDENRNIQELSTTEINSKHFRNALGDTISKSVETFDYFYNHINRDVFLNIDRSWDYWDTFLPELDNYEVMREYFILKSPVKRECLEKLNNHSVQYLYFPIVTNVEELEVLADYPNLNIVGFEIIEKGLRFELVNAPAFDKYRNGDYMFLSNSIRLNDKNVLFGGLDDNLALLSGMDQSWTKTLDFGINAIQTDWPDVLNEYRSHLI, from the coding sequence ATGAAAGTTAACAAAAGAAAATTTTTAAAAAAGCTGCACCAAAACAAATTTTTAATCGTCGTTCATCGTGGTTCACATGGAGGAAACATTATCGAGAATACGAGCGATGCGGTTAAAGTTTCACAATTGCAACATGCTGATATTGTTGAGATGGATATTTCTATGTCGACTGATAATGACTTTTTCGTTTTCCACGATGGGGGAGAAGAACGGCTTTTGGATGAGAATCGTAATATTCAAGAGCTTTCGACAACTGAGATTAACTCTAAACATTTTAGAAATGCTTTAGGCGATACGATTTCTAAGTCTGTCGAAACGTTCGATTATTTCTATAACCATATAAATCGTGATGTCTTCTTAAATATTGATCGATCATGGGATTATTGGGATACGTTCTTGCCAGAGCTAGATAATTATGAAGTGATGCGAGAATACTTTATCTTGAAATCACCGGTTAAACGTGAGTGTTTAGAAAAACTGAATAATCATTCGGTGCAATATTTATATTTTCCGATTGTCACCAATGTAGAGGAATTAGAAGTTCTAGCTGATTATCCTAATTTGAATATTGTTGGATTTGAAATTATTGAGAAAGGTTTACGTTTTGAACTAGTTAATGCACCGGCTTTTGATAAATATCGCAATGGTGATTATATGTTTCTTAGCAACAGTATCAGATTGAATGATAAGAATGTTTTGTTTGGCGGATTGGACGACAATTTAGCACTATTGTCAGGGATGGATCAAAGCTGGACGAAAACACTAGATTTTGGAATCAATGCGATTCAAACTGATTGGCCAGATGTATTGAACGAGTACAGAAGTCATTTAATTTAA
- the ribA gene encoding GTP cyclohydrolase II, which produces MSKDEYIQRVESAIKALKQGQLVVVADAVDREGEGDMVGLADFATPYTVNQMISQAKGLLCVPMSQQVAQRLSLEPMISHGTDAFGTAFTVSLDAKTTMTGISAYDRADTIKTLADPTSNWDRFYHPGHIFPLIAKDGGVKTRGGHTEAAVDLAKLAGATPVAYICEIVKEDGHMARTKDLQLFAKQNKLIFLTINDILKYREFQENAQIKPYATVDLPTAYGHFQLQAFGDGEKEPNLLISKGDITGKEPLLVRVHSECLTGDVLGSLRCDCGPQLRESLRRIEQAGRGAVIYLRQEGRGIGLTNKLRAYHLQDTGLDTVEANQALGLPADARHYDLAAEILKSKGVKQIELMTNNPDKVKQLQESGIEVVQRIPLEVGLTKENQDYLKTKKKKFHHILSEVN; this is translated from the coding sequence ATGAGTAAAGATGAGTATATTCAAAGAGTTGAGTCAGCAATCAAAGCTTTAAAACAAGGACAATTAGTAGTTGTCGCTGATGCCGTTGATCGCGAAGGTGAAGGAGATATGGTTGGGTTGGCTGACTTTGCGACACCTTATACAGTTAATCAAATGATCAGTCAGGCTAAAGGATTGTTGTGTGTTCCGATGAGTCAACAAGTAGCACAAAGATTGTCTCTGGAACCAATGATTTCCCACGGGACAGATGCCTTTGGAACGGCCTTCACGGTTAGTTTGGATGCTAAAACAACTATGACAGGAATCTCAGCTTATGACCGTGCCGATACGATCAAGACTTTAGCTGACCCGACAAGTAATTGGGACAGATTTTATCATCCAGGGCATATTTTTCCACTCATTGCGAAAGATGGCGGGGTCAAAACTCGTGGCGGACACACTGAAGCGGCGGTTGATTTGGCCAAACTTGCTGGAGCTACACCAGTGGCCTATATTTGTGAGATTGTTAAAGAAGATGGTCACATGGCGAGGACAAAAGATTTACAATTATTTGCCAAACAAAATAAGCTCATTTTTTTGACTATTAACGATATTTTAAAGTATCGAGAGTTTCAGGAAAATGCACAGATTAAACCATATGCAACTGTTGACTTGCCAACAGCTTATGGACATTTTCAGTTACAAGCATTTGGAGATGGAGAAAAGGAACCAAACTTATTGATTTCTAAAGGTGATATTACTGGTAAGGAGCCATTATTAGTGCGCGTTCACAGTGAATGTCTGACGGGTGATGTTCTTGGTTCACTTCGTTGTGATTGTGGTCCGCAATTGCGGGAATCATTACGGAGAATTGAACAAGCTGGCCGCGGTGCGGTGATTTATTTACGACAAGAAGGTCGTGGAATTGGTTTAACTAATAAATTGCGCGCCTATCATTTGCAAGATACAGGGCTGGATACGGTTGAAGCAAATCAGGCACTTGGTTTGCCAGCAGATGCCCGTCACTATGATCTTGCCGCTGAAATCCTTAAATCTAAAGGGGTTAAACAAATAGAATTAATGACTAATAATCCTGATAAGGTCAAGCAACTGCAAGAATCAGGAATCGAAGTCGTTCAAAGGATTCCCTTAGAAGTGGGCTTAACAAAGGAAAATCAAGATTATTTAAAAACAAAAAAAAAGAAATTTCATCATATATTGAGTGAGGTAAATTAA
- a CDS encoding NAD-dependent protein deacetylase produces the protein MTFYERLVLQAQQSFQSNYSTYAQGKTPIKLSTKQPEKYETQIEQFSKMLNDAEYVVIGGASGLSAAGGGDFYYTDTPSFYETFGKFSEKYGFKGAFAGMQYPFPNRETYWGYLATFLHTTLNAQIRQPYQDLAAILQDKDFDIVTTNQDTQFIKEFDETTVSEIQGDHRFFQCSNACTDDVWDATKSIDQMIQAMGDDTQIPTDLIPHCPHCGAEAFPWVRGYGNFLEGKKYQEEYTKISNALLSHQGAKTLFIELGVGRMTPTFIQEPFWTLSYNLPNASYISVNHDNAFLPEQLENKGLAMQNDTAKVLHDVRNQLVEAKNDK, from the coding sequence ATGACTTTTTATGAACGACTAGTTTTACAAGCACAACAAAGTTTTCAAAGTAACTATTCCACCTATGCGCAAGGAAAGACGCCAATAAAATTAAGCACTAAACAACCTGAAAAATATGAAACACAAATTGAGCAATTTAGCAAAATGCTTAACGATGCAGAATATGTTGTAATCGGCGGTGCATCAGGATTATCAGCTGCTGGCGGTGGTGATTTCTATTACACTGATACGCCATCATTTTATGAAACTTTCGGAAAGTTTTCAGAGAAATATGGTTTTAAAGGTGCTTTCGCTGGTATGCAATATCCCTTCCCTAATCGTGAAACTTACTGGGGATATTTAGCAACATTTTTACATACAACTTTGAACGCCCAAATCAGACAACCGTATCAAGATCTAGCAGCAATTTTACAAGATAAAGATTTTGATATTGTAACTACTAATCAGGATACACAATTTATAAAAGAATTTGACGAGACTACAGTTTCTGAAATTCAGGGAGATCACCGCTTCTTTCAATGTTCTAACGCTTGTACCGATGATGTTTGGGATGCAACTAAATCAATCGATCAAATGATTCAAGCTATGGGTGATGACACTCAGATACCGACTGACTTAATTCCCCATTGTCCACACTGTGGTGCCGAAGCGTTCCCCTGGGTTCGTGGCTATGGTAATTTTTTGGAAGGAAAAAAATACCAAGAAGAATATACTAAGATTTCCAATGCACTGCTAAGTCATCAAGGAGCAAAGACATTATTCATTGAACTGGGGGTTGGGCGTATGACACCTACGTTCATTCAAGAACCCTTCTGGACTTTAAGCTACAATTTACCAAACGCTAGTTATATTTCCGTAAATCATGACAATGCCTTTTTACCTGAACAACTAGAAAACAAAGGTTTAGCCATGCAAAACGATACTGCTAAAGTATTACACGACGTAAGAAATCAGTTAGTCGAGGCTAAAAATGACAAGTAA
- a CDS encoding extracellular solute-binding protein: MKNIFKIFFVSALFLGILAGCGANKTSQSASKNTSKGEKNEKVVVYSNSVSNGRGDFLKEEAKKKGFKLEVVDLGGNDLFNRLIAEKDAPVADVTFGMNQMMFTTLKKKGMLSAYSPKWLDKVDKKLIDKDSKFSPLSEQRVFMIYNSEKIKKNKVIKSWKDLYTTSSLKGKYIVPTNLGGATANAVVYTQLMNHKDKDGKLGISNKGWNELDKFFKNGAILSEGQTEVAALANGDVDYSYTFLSNIPVVEQKLGVKLGIVNPPYGVPQTVEQVGILKKKHVSASAKKFVDWLGTAEFQGKWAEKFGTAPVNKDAQSSMNKRVKEVMKETTPQNLDYEFVNDHLAKWDENIELNILK; this comes from the coding sequence GTGAAGAACATTTTTAAAATATTCTTTGTTTCTGCATTATTTTTAGGTATTTTGGCAGGTTGTGGGGCCAACAAAACTAGCCAAAGCGCAAGTAAGAATACGTCTAAAGGGGAGAAGAACGAGAAAGTTGTCGTTTATTCTAACTCAGTCAGTAACGGACGTGGGGACTTCCTGAAAGAAGAAGCCAAAAAGAAAGGCTTTAAATTGGAAGTTGTTGATCTTGGTGGTAATGACTTGTTCAATCGTCTTATTGCTGAAAAAGATGCACCAGTTGCCGATGTAACTTTCGGTATGAACCAAATGATGTTCACAACACTTAAGAAAAAGGGCATGCTTTCAGCCTACTCTCCTAAGTGGCTTGATAAAGTTGATAAGAAATTGATCGACAAGGATTCAAAATTTTCACCATTATCAGAACAACGTGTATTCATGATTTACAATTCTGAAAAAATCAAAAAAAATAAAGTAATCAAATCTTGGAAAGATCTTTATACAACAAGTAGTTTGAAAGGAAAGTATATCGTACCAACTAACCTGGGTGGAGCAACTGCCAATGCTGTTGTCTATACACAACTAATGAACCATAAAGATAAAGATGGTAAGTTGGGTATTTCTAATAAAGGTTGGAATGAGTTAGATAAGTTCTTTAAAAATGGAGCAATTTTGTCTGAGGGTCAAACAGAAGTAGCGGCCTTAGCAAACGGTGATGTTGATTATTCATATACATTCTTGAGTAATATTCCTGTTGTTGAACAAAAGCTTGGAGTTAAGTTGGGCATTGTAAATCCTCCTTATGGGGTACCACAAACAGTTGAACAAGTTGGTATTTTGAAGAAGAAGCATGTCAGTGCCAGTGCTAAGAAGTTTGTTGATTGGCTAGGAACAGCAGAATTTCAAGGTAAATGGGCTGAGAAATTCGGAACAGCTCCAGTAAATAAGGATGCTCAATCATCAATGAACAAACGAGTTAAAGAAGTAATGAAGGAAACTACACCACAAAACCTTGATTATGAATTTGTGAATGATCATCTAGCTAAGTGGGATGAAAACATTGAATTGAATATTTTGAAGTAG